From Nicotiana tabacum cultivar K326 chromosome 20, ASM71507v2, whole genome shotgun sequence, one genomic window encodes:
- the LOC107778374 gene encoding DEAD-box ATP-dependent RNA helicase 52-like produces MSMPWNGSYTEPTCSSRSTRPTYLPPHLRNPSLPPRSNVEQLNINAYDDVPVEVSGADIPEPLSSFSEIGDLYDNIRRCKYVKPTPIQRYAIPVGMAGRDIMACAQTGSGKTAAFCFPIISWILKDKRTTTSISTRGRGGCAFPLALILSPTRELSCQIHEEVKKFSYLTGLKVVVVYGGAPITPQLRNLEKGVDILVATPGRLVDMIEKSRVSLQAVKYLALDEADRMLDMGFEPQVRKIVQKMKMPPPGRRQTMLFSATFPTEIQRLASDFLSNYIFLAAGKVGSSTDLIVQKVEFVPDTDKKDHLLNLLHAQHSNQIVAKLALTLIFVETKRGADTLERWLVRSGIPSIAIHGDKMQFERERALKSFKSGQTPVLVATDVAARGLDVPNVAHVINFDLPRNIDDYVHRIGRTGRAGKSGLATAFFNDKNVPLAKDLVELMQGANQEIPNWLSEYAETCYSSDGARTSRYVGSKFGGYDYRSASFHSGNGNYSSQFVDTEDATNYAVSASAFTYGAPYAAGCYGPSEMDSFPAASYTYSFDNAPVAASGWD; encoded by the exons ATGAGTATGCCATGGAATGGTTCTTATACCGAGCCAACTTGCTCCAGTCGTTCTACTCGACCCACTTACCTCCCTCCTCACCTGCGGAACCCATCCCTTCCTCCACGTTCAAATGTTGAACAACTGAACATAAATGCATATGATGATGTTCCAGTGGAGGTTAGTGGGGCTGATATTCCGGAGCCACTGTCGTCTTTTTCGGAAATTGGTGACTTGTATGATAACATAAGAAGGTGCAAGTATGTGAAGCCAACGCCGATTCAGCGATACGCAATACCAGTCGGAATGGCGGGGAGAGACATTATGGCTTGTGCTCAGACTGGTTCAGGGAAAACGGCTGCGTTTTGCTTTCCCATTATCAGTTGGATTTTGAAGGACAAAAGGACTACTACTAGTATTAGTACTAGGGGAAGGGGAGGTTGCGCTTTTCCTCTTGCTCTCATACTCTCTCCTACTAGAGAGTTGTCTTGTCAG ATACATGAAGAGGTGAAGAAGTTCTCTTACTTGACAGGATTGAAGGTTGTGGTTGTATATGGAGGAGCACCCATAACACctcag TTACGCAATCTGGAAAAGGGTGTAGACATTTTAGTTGCCACACCTGGGCGCTTGGTGGACATGATAGAGAAATCCAGAGTTTCCTTACAAGCAGTGAAATATTTGGCCTTAGATGAAGCTGATCGGATGCTTGATATGGGCTTTGAGCCCCAAGTTCGCAAGATTGTTCAGAAAATGAAGATGCCCCCACCTGGTAGAAGGCAGACAATGCTTTTTAGTGCAACATTTCCAACTGAGATACAG AGGCTTGCATCGGATTTTCTTTCAAACTACATCTTCTTGGCTGCTGGAAAAGTTGGGTCCAGCACTGATCTAATAGTTCAAAAAGTTGAGTTTGTTCCTGATACGGACAAGAAGGATCATTTACTAAATCTTCTTCATGCTCAACATTCAAATCAAATAGTTGCGAAG CTGGCTTTGACTCTAATATTTGTGGAGACCAAAAGAGGAGCAGATACATTAGAACGTTGGTTGGTCAGGAGTGGTATCCCGTCTATTGCCATTCATGGTGATAAAATGCAGTTT GAGAGAGAACGAGCACTAAAATCATTTAAAAGTGGACAAACTCCAGTTTTAGTTGCAACTGATGTAGCTGCTCGCGGTCTGGATGTTCCAAATGTTGCTCATGTCATAAATTTTGACTTGCCAAGGAACATAGATGACTATGTACACAGAATTGGACGAACAGGTCGTGCTGGTAAATCTGGACTGGCAACTGCATTTTTCAATGACAAGAATGTACCTTTGGCAAAGGATCTTGTTGAATTGATGCAGGGGGCAAATCAAGAAATTCCTAATTGGCTGAGTGAATATGCTGAAACATGTTACAGCAGTGATGGTGCTAGAACAAGTCGCTATGTTGGAAGTAAGTTCGGGGGCTATGATTACAGGAGTGCTTCCTTCCATAGTGGTAATGGAAACTACTCTAGCCAGTTTGTTGATACAGAAGATGCTACTAATTATGCTGTGTCCGCTAGTGCTTTCACCTACGGTGCTCCTTATGCTGCGGGTTGTTATGGTCCTTCTGAAATGGACTCCTTTCCTGCTGCTTCATACACTTACAGTTTTGATAATGCGCCTGTTGCTGCTAGTGGATGGGATTGA